A single Candidatus Methylomirabilota bacterium DNA region contains:
- a CDS encoding adenylate/guanylate cyclase domain-containing protein, translating into MKLPAASLTVKITVLIVIVLIVGFGISTILTIQREADLLVEQSKNAARRLTMTLIASIESAMLQERPDITRGLIQEMQSTTPVEGLTIYRRTGVEAFTDLETLKAVSKEADLPKGVAASIEKMARPAGAVMTSPLFKKAVETVQTQESLEEQNGVVLFTLHQPIPNQERCQGCHGTDHKVRAVVRVQTSMAPVLAAVQAQRNRQIMVGIVTIIVAAGALALVMRFVVVRPIQNLALAARRIGEGDFAVRVSADSGDEVAELGGALNDMTARLATAQQDLETRNAELASTLDDLQASRQRLEVLEQLKGELSKFVPDAVKELLERDPTATQLQKRQEEVSVLFLDIAGYTRLSEQLEAKRLNQLVQTYFSGFLEIIRAHHGDINETAGDGLMVIFQGQSRQDPGRAIDHAMNAARAALAIRAKTGELNEEHAGVFPEIALHMGINTGEALVGATKIGGAGSQRWTFTATGPTTNLAARFAGSAQGGEIVVGPATAERIRVALVLENLGEKSFKNVSQPLQVYRVIPPGVYDKIV; encoded by the coding sequence GTGAAGCTGCCCGCGGCCTCGCTCACCGTCAAGATCACGGTGCTCATCGTGATCGTCCTCATCGTGGGCTTCGGGATCTCGACCATCCTGACCATCCAGCGCGAGGCCGATCTCCTCGTCGAGCAGAGCAAGAACGCGGCGCGGCGGCTGACCATGACCCTGATCGCCAGCATCGAGAGCGCCATGCTCCAGGAGCGCCCCGACATCACGCGCGGGCTCATCCAGGAGATGCAGAGCACCACGCCCGTGGAGGGCCTCACCATCTACCGGCGCACCGGCGTCGAGGCCTTCACCGATCTCGAGACCTTGAAGGCCGTCTCGAAGGAAGCGGACCTACCCAAGGGCGTGGCGGCCAGCATCGAGAAGATGGCGCGCCCCGCGGGCGCCGTCATGACGAGCCCGCTCTTCAAGAAGGCCGTCGAGACCGTCCAGACCCAGGAGTCGCTCGAGGAGCAGAACGGCGTCGTGCTCTTCACACTACACCAGCCCATCCCGAACCAGGAGCGCTGCCAGGGCTGCCACGGCACCGACCACAAGGTGCGCGCGGTGGTGCGCGTGCAGACCTCCATGGCGCCCGTGCTGGCCGCCGTGCAGGCCCAGCGCAATCGCCAGATCATGGTCGGCATCGTCACCATCATCGTGGCGGCCGGCGCCCTCGCCCTCGTGATGCGCTTCGTGGTGGTGCGCCCCATCCAGAACCTGGCCCTGGCCGCCCGCCGCATCGGCGAGGGCGATTTCGCGGTCCGGGTTTCCGCCGACTCCGGTGACGAGGTGGCCGAGCTGGGCGGGGCCCTCAACGACATGACGGCCCGGCTCGCCACGGCCCAGCAGGATCTCGAGACCCGCAATGCCGAGCTCGCCTCCACCCTCGACGACTTGCAGGCCTCGCGCCAGCGGTTGGAAGTTCTCGAACAGCTCAAGGGGGAGCTGTCGAAGTTCGTCCCCGACGCCGTCAAGGAGCTGCTCGAGCGCGACCCCACGGCCACCCAGCTCCAGAAGCGGCAGGAAGAGGTCTCCGTTCTCTTTCTCGACATCGCCGGCTATACGCGCCTGTCCGAGCAGCTCGAAGCCAAGCGCCTCAACCAGCTCGTGCAGACCTACTTCTCGGGCTTTCTCGAGATCATCCGCGCGCATCACGGCGACATCAACGAGACGGCGGGCGATGGGCTCATGGTCATCTTCCAGGGCCAGAGCCGGCAGGACCCCGGCCGCGCCATCGACCACGCCATGAACGCCGCGCGGGCCGCTCTGGCCATTCGCGCCAAGACCGGCGAGCTGAACGAGGAGCACGCGGGCGTCTTCCCGGAGATCGCCCTGCACATGGGCATCAACACGGGCGAGGCGCTGGTGGGGGCTACCAAGATCGGCGGGGCCGGCTCCCAGCGCTGGACCTTCACGGCCACGGGCCCCACCACCAACCTGGCCGCGCGCTTCGCGGGCTCGGCCCAGGGCGGCGAGATCGTGGTCGGCCCCGCCACGGCCGAGCGCATCCGCGTGGCTCTCGTGCTCGAGAACCTCGGCGAGAAGAGCTTCAAGAACGTCTCCCAGCCGCTGCAGGTCTATCGCGTCATCCCGCCCGGCGTCTACGACAAGATCGTCTGA